Genomic window (Spirochaetaceae bacterium):
TTTGCTCGATACTCCAATCGGCTTGTAATTTAATTTTAGCCGAAAGCTCGGTAATTTCGGCATCGATGTAAGCCACTCCCAGCGCCTTAGCTACCGAAACCCGATGGTTGCCATCGCGGATAAAATAAAGGCTGCCCAACTTATAAAGCTGTATCACCGGCAGGTTAATATTATTGTGGTAAGCTTTACTCACCGATACCCAGCGGGTTTTTAAAAAAGCATTTTTAGGCCAAAAACCCTCACTAAAATCGTCGGCCCGTTCTTCACTGCCAACAATATCACTTAAAGCTACGCTTCTTATCCCCAAATAACTTTGGTCTTTAGCTTTAACCAGCTGCTGCACCTCGTTAAAAGGGAGTAACTCGCGCTGCTTAAAAAAAAGTTTGGTTAAATTAAAACGGCCTTTACGGTAAGCACGGTAAAAATCGGCTTCGGCTTGTTGGTTTATATAGTTGCTC
Coding sequences:
- a CDS encoding transcriptional regulator codes for the protein MSNYINQQAEADFYRAYRKGRFNLTKLFFKQRELLPFNEVQQLVKAKDQSYLGIRSVALSDIVGSEERADDFSEGFWPKNAFLKTRWVSVSKAYHNNINLPVIQLYKLGSLYFIRDGNHRVSVAKALGVAYIDAEITELSAKIKLQADWSIEQIKEAVVAFERTDFLAKTHLGDVIDMNNIIFTKPGSYEKLLNHIMVHKYYLNEKIGGTISLAEAASSWYSYIYMPIILIIEKNNFFNLKNKADLYLTLVNQWEKLKKQSKEAKVNQAVKALKHKKRR